The segment TAATTGCTGGTACCATTCCACATCCTGAACATTGTGAGGATAACCCGCAGCAGCTTTTTGGTTTACGAGAATTATATTCTCTTCCTCCCCACTGTTTACAGTAACCACTTTAGGACTAACATCCCCTTTATTAACGGGTAAATATTTTTGGCTGCTGTCTCCAAACAGCCACAGAGGATTCACTCCAAATTGCCTCAAAAGTTCTGCCACCACTTTTCCCGAAAGTTTAGTGCGGCCTCTTTCAATATCTGCCGTAGAGTTTTTAATGCCTAAGACTTCAGCAAATTCTGCCTGGGTGAAATTGTGATCGTCACGAATTTCTTTAAATCGCTTTACTTCTAGTGTTACATCTGTTCCCATAAACAAATATAATTAATTATGGAATATATCCACCGTAAAATATGGAATTTTTCCATTGTAAAGTGCCGCCTCGTTTGTTTTACTGAAAACAAATAATAGGAAAATTCAAGAGTAATCAGCTGATTAATAAATATTTATCTAACTAAATCTATTTATAATTTGAAAAAATGTCAAAATCCCCAAAAATTAAGTGTAAGTTTTGTAACCTTTTACCTACTCTTTACGTACAATAGGTACAAGAGCTATTCATAATAAAAAATCCAAGGAGAAGATAGATGAGACAACTTAAAATTACGAAGCAGGTAACTAACCGTGAAACTGCCTCGCTGGATAAGTATTTGCAAGAAATTGGTAAAGTTGATTTAATTACCGCCGATGAAGAGGTGGAATTGGCACAACGAATAAAAGCGGGTGATGACCGTGCTTTGGAAAAATTGACCAAAGCTAATTTACGTTTTGTGGTTTCGGTTGCAAAACAATATCAAAACCAGGGTTTAACCCTTCCCGATTTAATTAATGAAGGAAATTTAGGACTTATTAAAGCCGCAAAACGTTTTGACGAAACTCGTGGTTTTAAATTTATTTCTTACGCTGTATGGTGGATTCGCCAGTCTATTTTACAGGCATTGGCCGAACAATCCCGTATTGTACGTTTACCTCTAAACAAAATTGGTTCTATTAACAAGATCAACAAAACTTTTGCTTTTCTTGAACAATCTCACGAGCGCCCGCCAAGTGCAGAAGAAATTGCAAAGGAATTGGATATGACAATAAATGATGTTAAGGAATCTATGAAAAATTCCGGGCGTCACGTATCTATGGATGCTCCCCTGGTAGAAGGTGAAGATTCAAACCTTTATGATGTATTAAGGAGTGGGGAATCTCCCAATCCTGATAGGGAATTATTACACGAATCTCTTAGGACCGAAATTGAAAGAGCTCTTGAAACATTAACTCCAAGAGAAGCAGATGTTATTAGGTTATATTTTGGCCTTGGTGATCAACATCCTATGACTTTGGAAGAAATTGGCGAGACTTTTGATCTAACCAGGGAGAGAGTTCGTCAAATAAAAGAAAAAGCAATTAGAAGATTGAAACATACCTCCAGAAGTAAGATCCTTAAAACTTACTTAGGATAATATTTAAGATGACAACAGTTTAGTGCCGGAGTGATGACTTAGTGCAGAAATAACTGTTCGTTTTTTGATTGATGAATGACCCCGGAGTGATGACCGGGGTTTTTTCATGGCATATTTTTAGAATTTGTTTGCTTTAGATGCTTCTAAATACCTGTTCCTTATCCTATATCTTAGGGTTTTTAGCTTTTTATACGCACGCTCTATAAATTTGTGTTAATCTGTCCCCTACTCTCCGGGATTGATCCTATTTCTGCTTAAATTCATACGAAGTACCCTGAGTGAAAAGAAAAAGAAAAATATATGGATCAACAGAAAAGAATTTTAGTCGCAGGAGCATCCGGAGCACTGGGAATGGAGATTGTGAAATTACTGAAAAAGCAGGAGGTGCCTGTAAGAGTATTAACCCGATCAAATGAAGGAGTTTCCAAACTTGCTCCCTATACAAAAGATGTCTGGAAAGGTGATGCTTCCGAAGAAAGTCCTGAGCTCACAGGAATTACAAAAGATGTTCATACAGTAGTCTCTTCCCTTGGGAAAAGTGTAAGCCTCTTTTCTCCTAACGATTCATCTTTTTTTGAAAGTGATTACATCGCCAACAAGAGTATTTTAGATGACGCCGTAAAGAACAAGGTGAAGCGTTTTATATATGTTTCTATTAAAGGGGCCGATGTGGAAGAGGATTACAGCATTGCAAAGGCTCATAAAATGTTCGAAAACGAATTAAAAGCATCAGGATTGGATTATACAATTATTCGACCTGTAGGATTTTTTTCGGGTTTAAATGACCTTGCTATCATGGCAAAAAGAAAAGTGATCCCTGTCATAGGAGATGGACAGGCAAAAACAAATAGTATTCACCATCAGGATTTAGCTGAAGTTGTAGTATCCTATATCGAAAGCGGACCACAAATGATTGAAGTTGGAGGGCCTCTGGTTCATACCCGATTGGAAATGGCTGAAATGATTAAAGAGAAAATTGGCGGACAGATAATTAAAGTTCCAAAAACAATTGCCCAGATGGGTGCCGATATTCCGAAAATATTTAGTGAAGGGACTCACGATAAACTGGACTACTTTACCTATATCACCACAAACGATATGATAGGAGAGAAAAACGGATCAGTCACTTTCGAAGAATACTTAAGGACTCTTGATTTAAAACGATTGCCATAATGCCGGAAACATACGATGCAATTATTACAGGAAGCGGATCAAACGGACTGGCAGCAGCCATATATTTACAGCAAAAGGGAATAAATACAGCAATTTTTGAACAGGCTTCAACTCCCGGAGGATCTACAAGAACTCAGGAATTGAGCCTGCCAGGTTTTAAACACGACGTAGGCTCGGCCATTCTTCCTATGGGATATGCCTCGCCTTTTTTAAGAACCTTGCCTTTAACAGATTTTGGACTGGAATGGATCTTTCCTGAAATACCCTATTCTCACCCCTTTGATGATGGCACTGCCATTGCTTGTTACAGGGATATTAAGGAAACTGCTGCACAATTGGGAGAAGATGGGAAAGCCTATGAGGATTTGTTTACACCAATTGTGACGAACTGGAATAAACTGGAAGAAAATTTACTTGGACCGCTCGGCTTTCCCGATCATCCCCTGGAGTTTATGAAATTTGGCTTAAAAGCTATTCCTTCTGCCCGGTTGTTGGCAGATCATTATTTCAAAAATGAAAAATCAAAAGTTTTCTTTTATGGATCTGCTGCTCACAGCACTTTACCCCTTACAAATATAGCATCAGCCTCATTTGGCCTGGTATTAACAACCATGGCTCATCGTTACGGCTGGCCCTTTCCTAAAGGAGGAGCTCAAAGTTTTACAAATGCCTTACTGGCGTATTACCGTTCCCTGGGAGGAGAAGTGTTCTTAAATAAGAATATTACGCATCTGGAACAATTACCCAAAGCCAAGGCTTACCTCTTTGATGTTACCCCAAAGCAGCTTCTCAAAATTGAAGGTTTTAATTTTACAGATCTCTACAGGACGAGGATGAAAAATTTCAATTATGGTGCAGGTGTCTTTAAAATGGACTGGGCGCTAAGTGATCCAATTCCTTTTACCAATGAAAAGTGCCGAAGATCGGGAACAGTCCATATCGGGTTTTCAAAAGAAGAAATAGAAGAATCAGAAAAAACCATTCATCAAAAAAATATGACTGATACACCTTATGTATTAGTTGCTCAACATAGTAATTTTGATGATAGCCGCGCTCCTGAAGGAAAATATACTGCCTGGGCATATTGTCACGTCCCCAACGGAAGTATAAAAGATTATTCTGCCATTATAGAAAATCAAATTGAACGCGCGGCGCCAGGATTTAAAGAAACTATCCTGGCAAGGTCCACAATGAATTCGGTAGAATTACAGCAATGGAATCCTAATATAGTAGGAGGAGATATTAATGGAGGGAGACAGGACATTACCCAACTCTTCACAAGACCCATTGTCAAAATATCCCCCTACTCCACACCCGATCCACGAGTTTATATTTGTTCATCCTCTACTCCTCCCGGGGGGCGGTGTCCATGGGATGTGTGGGTTTAATGCAGCCAAAAAAGTAGTTTCTGATCATTTTTAAAACTAACTCAATACCTTTTTTAATGAGATACACAATATGCTATGTAAGTACTGCCATAGAGAATTTAGAGCAGGAAAAATTAGAACAACTTCTCCAAAAGTGGAAAGAAAAGAATAATGATGAAGGATTTAAAGGAATATTGTTATATTCTGAAGGAAATTTTTTTCAGGTACTGGAGGGAGAAAAACGACAGCTTCTGGAGCTTTTTGAGAACATAAGGAAAGACAAAAGACATCACTCGGTTATTCAAATCCTGGGAAAAGAAATAGACCAAACTGGATACGACGGGTATGATGCTGATTTTGTTACTGAAAAAAATAAATACAGCCGGGAAGCTATGGAAAGGTATTACAAACCTTTAGATGGGATGGATGTCCAAACCAAGGAAGTGGCAAAAAGGATGCTGGACGTTTTTATAGAAACCTCCAAATAAGTTTTCTTATTTTTGCAGCATTCAAAAAATAAATAATGAAGCCAAAACTTATTGCCCCATCTGTTCTTGCTGCAGATTTTGCTAATTTGCAAAGAGATATTGAAATGATTAACTCCAGTGAAGCAGACTGGTTTCATATTGATATCATGGATGGAGTTTTTGTTCCCAATATTTCCTTTGGGATGCCCGTACT is part of the Antarcticibacterium sp. 1MA-6-2 genome and harbors:
- a CDS encoding SDR family oxidoreductase, with the translated sequence MDQQKRILVAGASGALGMEIVKLLKKQEVPVRVLTRSNEGVSKLAPYTKDVWKGDASEESPELTGITKDVHTVVSSLGKSVSLFSPNDSSFFESDYIANKSILDDAVKNKVKRFIYVSIKGADVEEDYSIAKAHKMFENELKASGLDYTIIRPVGFFSGLNDLAIMAKRKVIPVIGDGQAKTNSIHHQDLAEVVVSYIESGPQMIEVGGPLVHTRLEMAEMIKEKIGGQIIKVPKTIAQMGADIPKIFSEGTHDKLDYFTYITTNDMIGEKNGSVTFEEYLRTLDLKRLP
- a CDS encoding BLUF domain-containing protein — protein: MRYTICYVSTAIENLEQEKLEQLLQKWKEKNNDEGFKGILLYSEGNFFQVLEGEKRQLLELFENIRKDKRHHSVIQILGKEIDQTGYDGYDADFVTEKNKYSREAMERYYKPLDGMDVQTKEVAKRMLDVFIETSK
- a CDS encoding NAD(P)/FAD-dependent oxidoreductase, translated to MPETYDAIITGSGSNGLAAAIYLQQKGINTAIFEQASTPGGSTRTQELSLPGFKHDVGSAILPMGYASPFLRTLPLTDFGLEWIFPEIPYSHPFDDGTAIACYRDIKETAAQLGEDGKAYEDLFTPIVTNWNKLEENLLGPLGFPDHPLEFMKFGLKAIPSARLLADHYFKNEKSKVFFYGSAAHSTLPLTNIASASFGLVLTTMAHRYGWPFPKGGAQSFTNALLAYYRSLGGEVFLNKNITHLEQLPKAKAYLFDVTPKQLLKIEGFNFTDLYRTRMKNFNYGAGVFKMDWALSDPIPFTNEKCRRSGTVHIGFSKEEIEESEKTIHQKNMTDTPYVLVAQHSNFDDSRAPEGKYTAWAYCHVPNGSIKDYSAIIENQIERAAPGFKETILARSTMNSVELQQWNPNIVGGDINGGRQDITQLFTRPIVKISPYSTPDPRVYICSSSTPPGGRCPWDVWV
- a CDS encoding RNA polymerase sigma factor RpoD/SigA — translated: MRQLKITKQVTNRETASLDKYLQEIGKVDLITADEEVELAQRIKAGDDRALEKLTKANLRFVVSVAKQYQNQGLTLPDLINEGNLGLIKAAKRFDETRGFKFISYAVWWIRQSILQALAEQSRIVRLPLNKIGSINKINKTFAFLEQSHERPPSAEEIAKELDMTINDVKESMKNSGRHVSMDAPLVEGEDSNLYDVLRSGESPNPDRELLHESLRTEIERALETLTPREADVIRLYFGLGDQHPMTLEEIGETFDLTRERVRQIKEKAIRRLKHTSRSKILKTYLG